One window from the genome of Echinicola vietnamensis DSM 17526 encodes:
- a CDS encoding right-handed parallel beta-helix repeat-containing protein: MRRKITTFLAVLCFVTAQAQQPGLDSLKALYDDLLPYASSGILIDRNPEWILATQSNYDPRLHEGNATDSCNPLIFKDLYRLFYHATGDRNRFSVHPDNYQDAIDSAIYGQKMDFTDFEQVINTVPQADFVLGLMHFEYDYITPMAYDSAYVVFDSTLNKFQLLTGDIAVYDTVFLDTATMSTHPDSIIIADTSYYNDPSITQGRSFHKKTLVAGSLLRDNEVCLESLSEPVKIYIDPRFFIVNNPNYTYHIDFADGNGWQQVTVGQVVNITYGSYGPKYIKFQIRNLSGNPMYEGHMMGAFIKVNHCLLGSPDGKIINPETNHCQVPMSEGKGKLVGFMKYSYGGSGKLHKPIILVEGLETSSYVQGYPEYDKGNYWGFGDLNWTSVSSGNFGSVAPQLSKLPIFGDSLLSEGYDLIYVDFHSNRSVIQKNANALISLIQAVNDSLTANGSPENIVVIGASMGGLISRTAVRKMELHDCCHNIRLHGTFSSPHRGANIPLGVQHFLYEMGTTYNIAGKGDDAKDSYDHVVNSPAARQMLIYHRESGAQPEHENFMEYLDSIGHPQHCRNIALTNGSGMGIGQRQDNNNLSSYGLQPKDLLLSVAIKLTVPVVVPDVTVVAFSLANMAFGGSTSQGNFTLMNAKAYAVDDSPTAVSNSEVFEGGVSTWDNILHLIAHVVLYATGMIVIIKILIAHGIVKAQNAISMACMLCPLIHASEILAVYITSGIYSGLLLYSQDLNQDANHHNMAKEYATVATLPYDNAPGDFNITQQTIADLSGGLVKADFPHHNFISTVSALDIDTNDLFVNVRDAIIVNPDITPFEAVWYNQTELTPELIESYNQRHVEITDEPDGGNIGWTLNMLRETEGPATKTGGALDELNTYFNYGLPYEEPVAPDGFIVSTTVQANGNLRVNADNVVGFLSSGYPAPEQRSHFSITTVSSECGGSYVKVQNGGAFTLGDNNYPSVSGKGNSTDVTFLENSVLEIENGGTLTIYDFSTLVIDEGAELIIHPGAVINLEGQNSVLEIKGKLILKSNADFAPSGSGFVRFDQNMTTGTANQLIVCEGNNEMSFLGTGKSNKRLEIASNTIFTSDLDYVQIENAKVELAVGAYLGVHPDFKSWHTLYTRLGNSWTHGGLRVYGQPLMDIRYCDFKYGDDGLLAVLSTYGNPLDLAYCTFTDCGNGLKSQGKRVNIRHSTFDNNTKGWLALDVDGTCETFKNDFQYNSTGIDFLGQQGSGLKLSHSTFYSNSNEGVNLQGTSAWSFCCNYASNGTGMAIDESEVWMNNHSQNTFDNAQDVYLQSADGLNINYGYNTFEGTFYIEGEFSSNAASSLYYDAQNDKYYLEVKNNLMPAAGTIVPVDITMDGDPVGLRDWGTPAAYPTACEDMEIETPSTIPDELETEIIIPDEGGNRILNEALIYAVGFIESQNIENADDNLTAMEILRTIMNHVKEVARYGSSEPNNIQLPLLTTQEQRVMDLAFDFYMLALSNAYRFEVLEPNRAESEQPVPMEIDYIIDEAEFRLEYQAPDASDPYLMEFHYNLAQSHAFRIGEYYDYALNKLIDAQQWAEGRELEIAEYWQCVYEAEADLILENIDAEQFLDMTMNCRLTAPAYKKSPSPHGSTGVDVGDIIYSEGDDKGEITLTLQPNPTRSLSTLSIQGSHPEMNIRVYSNTGALVHRGMIEENQKEYLLNLDVKPGVYHVHISYRGKNEVIKWIIAK, translated from the coding sequence TCTTTAAAGATCTATACCGGCTTTTTTATCATGCCACCGGGGATCGCAACCGTTTTAGCGTCCATCCCGACAATTATCAGGATGCCATAGATAGTGCTATTTATGGACAGAAGATGGATTTTACGGATTTTGAACAGGTTATTAATACTGTTCCGCAGGCAGATTTTGTGCTGGGACTTATGCACTTCGAGTATGATTATATCACCCCGATGGCTTATGACAGTGCCTATGTTGTATTTGATAGTACATTAAATAAGTTTCAACTATTGACGGGAGATATTGCTGTTTATGACACTGTTTTTCTCGATACGGCGACCATGTCTACCCATCCGGACAGCATTATTATTGCCGACACCTCCTACTACAATGATCCCTCAATTACTCAGGGCCGGAGTTTTCATAAAAAGACCTTAGTGGCCGGATCACTGCTGAGGGACAACGAGGTTTGTCTTGAAAGTCTGAGCGAACCTGTGAAAATTTACATTGATCCCCGCTTTTTTATCGTCAATAATCCTAATTACACATATCACATCGATTTCGCAGATGGCAACGGGTGGCAGCAAGTTACTGTAGGCCAGGTTGTCAACATCACATACGGGTCATATGGACCAAAATATATTAAATTCCAGATAAGGAATTTGTCAGGCAACCCGATGTATGAGGGGCACATGATGGGAGCTTTTATAAAAGTGAATCACTGTTTGTTGGGAAGCCCCGATGGTAAAATTATCAACCCGGAGACCAACCACTGCCAGGTACCTATGTCCGAAGGCAAAGGCAAACTGGTGGGATTTATGAAATATTCCTATGGAGGAAGTGGAAAGCTACATAAACCCATAATACTTGTCGAAGGACTGGAAACTTCCAGTTATGTCCAGGGTTATCCCGAATACGATAAAGGAAATTACTGGGGGTTTGGTGACTTGAACTGGACTTCCGTTTCCAGTGGTAATTTTGGAAGCGTTGCTCCTCAATTGTCCAAATTACCCATATTCGGAGACTCACTGTTATCGGAAGGATATGATTTGATTTACGTGGATTTTCATTCCAATAGATCCGTTATACAAAAAAATGCCAATGCTTTAATCAGCCTTATTCAGGCGGTAAATGATAGTCTTACTGCAAATGGAAGCCCTGAAAATATTGTGGTTATCGGTGCCAGTATGGGAGGGCTTATCTCAAGGACAGCGGTAAGAAAGATGGAGCTTCATGACTGTTGTCATAACATCAGGCTGCACGGTACCTTTTCCTCACCACACCGTGGAGCTAATATTCCTTTAGGTGTCCAGCACTTTCTATATGAAATGGGAACAACTTACAATATAGCAGGGAAGGGTGATGACGCCAAGGATTCTTATGATCACGTTGTGAACAGCCCGGCAGCCAGACAAATGCTCATTTATCACCGGGAATCCGGTGCCCAACCGGAGCATGAAAATTTTATGGAGTATTTAGATAGTATCGGCCATCCCCAACATTGCCGGAATATTGCATTGACCAATGGAAGTGGAATGGGAATAGGGCAAAGACAGGATAATAACAATCTTTCAAGCTATGGACTGCAGCCAAAGGATTTACTATTAAGTGTTGCTATTAAATTGACCGTTCCTGTAGTTGTTCCGGATGTAACCGTAGTGGCATTTTCTCTTGCAAATATGGCATTCGGTGGTTCTACCTCACAGGGAAATTTCACCTTAATGAATGCCAAGGCTTATGCGGTAGATGATAGTCCTACAGCTGTTTCCAATAGTGAGGTATTTGAAGGTGGAGTATCAACATGGGATAATATCTTGCACCTTATTGCCCATGTTGTGTTGTATGCTACGGGAATGATCGTCATTATCAAAATACTTATTGCTCATGGAATAGTAAAAGCTCAGAATGCGATTTCCATGGCGTGTATGTTATGTCCCCTTATCCACGCTTCTGAAATATTAGCCGTTTACATCACTTCGGGGATCTACTCCGGATTACTCCTATATAGCCAGGACTTGAATCAAGACGCAAATCATCATAATATGGCTAAAGAATATGCTACCGTGGCAACACTTCCCTATGATAATGCGCCCGGAGACTTTAATATTACTCAGCAAACCATAGCTGACCTTAGTGGTGGTTTGGTAAAAGCTGATTTCCCCCATCACAATTTTATCTCCACAGTCAGTGCATTGGATATTGATACCAATGATTTGTTTGTTAATGTTCGTGATGCCATCATTGTTAATCCGGATATTACCCCCTTCGAAGCAGTCTGGTATAATCAAACTGAATTAACACCAGAATTGATAGAAAGCTATAACCAGCGGCATGTGGAAATAACCGATGAACCTGATGGAGGGAATATTGGCTGGACATTGAATATGTTAAGGGAAACAGAAGGACCGGCCACAAAAACCGGAGGCGCCCTGGATGAACTAAATACTTATTTTAATTATGGTTTACCTTATGAGGAACCGGTGGCCCCGGACGGGTTTATTGTTTCCACAACGGTACAGGCTAATGGCAACCTCCGGGTAAATGCGGATAATGTGGTAGGCTTTTTATCTTCCGGGTATCCCGCTCCCGAACAAAGGAGTCATTTCTCCATTACTACCGTTAGTTCAGAATGTGGAGGTAGCTACGTCAAAGTCCAGAACGGAGGTGCATTTACCTTGGGGGATAATAACTATCCTTCTGTAAGCGGTAAGGGAAATTCTACCGATGTCACATTTCTGGAAAATTCTGTTTTGGAAATAGAAAACGGAGGAACTTTGACTATTTATGATTTCAGTACATTGGTAATAGATGAGGGGGCTGAGCTCATCATCCATCCCGGTGCGGTTATTAATCTGGAAGGACAAAATTCGGTATTGGAAATAAAAGGCAAACTGATCCTGAAATCCAATGCGGATTTTGCCCCGTCAGGGAGCGGTTTTGTTCGTTTTGATCAGAACATGACAACCGGAACCGCCAACCAGTTGATTGTTTGTGAAGGAAATAACGAAATGTCGTTTTTGGGTACAGGAAAAAGCAACAAGCGGCTTGAAATTGCCTCCAACACCATATTCACATCTGATCTCGATTATGTACAAATTGAGAATGCAAAGGTAGAACTGGCAGTAGGTGCCTATTTGGGAGTCCATCCTGATTTTAAAAGCTGGCATACCCTGTATACCCGGCTGGGAAATTCCTGGACACACGGAGGACTGAGAGTATACGGCCAACCCCTTATGGATATCAGGTACTGTGATTTCAAATATGGAGATGATGGGCTACTTGCTGTGCTTTCTACCTATGGCAATCCTTTGGACCTGGCTTACTGCACGTTTACAGATTGTGGAAACGGCTTAAAGTCACAAGGAAAACGGGTGAATATCAGGCATAGTACCTTTGACAACAACACGAAAGGTTGGCTGGCACTGGATGTGGATGGTACCTGTGAAACATTTAAAAACGACTTCCAGTACAATTCTACCGGAATAGATTTCCTCGGTCAGCAAGGTTCCGGTCTAAAGTTGTCCCACTCAACCTTTTACTCCAACAGTAACGAAGGAGTTAACCTGCAAGGAACCAGCGCCTGGTCTTTTTGCTGCAACTATGCTTCCAATGGTACCGGAATGGCCATAGATGAATCTGAGGTATGGATGAATAACCATTCGCAGAATACGTTCGATAATGCTCAGGATGTTTACCTGCAATCCGCTGACGGCTTGAACATTAATTATGGCTATAACACATTTGAAGGAACATTCTACATCGAAGGCGAATTTTCCTCAAATGCCGCTTCCTCACTGTATTATGACGCACAAAATGACAAGTACTACCTGGAAGTGAAGAATAACCTGATGCCCGCTGCTGGTACTATTGTTCCGGTAGACATCACAATGGATGGAGATCCTGTGGGCCTAAGGGATTGGGGAACACCGGCGGCATATCCAACTGCCTGTGAGGATATGGAAATTGAGACACCTTCCACAATACCCGATGAACTGGAAACAGAGATTATCATACCGGATGAAGGGGGAAACCGTATCCTTAACGAGGCATTGATCTATGCGGTCGGGTTCATCGAATCTCAGAATATAGAGAACGCAGATGACAACCTGACGGCTATGGAGATACTGAGAACCATCATGAACCATGTGAAGGAAGTGGCTCGATACGGTTCTTCTGAACCCAACAACATTCAGTTACCACTACTAACCACCCAGGAACAGCGTGTCATGGATTTGGCGTTTGACTTTTATATGTTGGCGCTTTCCAACGCTTATAGATTTGAGGTACTGGAACCGAACAGGGCGGAATCCGAGCAACCCGTTCCTATGGAAATTGATTATATCATTGATGAAGCGGAATTTCGGTTGGAATATCAGGCTCCTGATGCATCTGATCCTTACCTGATGGAGTTCCATTATAACCTTGCCCAGTCCCATGCCTTCCGTATTGGCGAGTATTATGACTATGCGCTGAATAAGCTTATTGATGCGCAACAGTGGGCGGAAGGGAGAGAACTGGAAATTGCCGAGTACTGGCAGTGCGTTTATGAAGCAGAAGCCGATCTCATACTGGAGAATATTGATGCGGAACAGTTCCTCGATATGACAATGAACTGTCGCTTGACCGCTCCTGCTTATAAGAAGTCCCCATCTCCACATGGTTCCACAGGTGTTGATGTAGGAGATATTATCTATAGTGAAGGTGATGATAAGGGTGAAATAACCTTAACGCTCCAACCTAATCCAACCCGAAGTTTATCGACATTGTCGATACAGGGAAGTCATCCTGAAATGAATATTCGGGTATACTCTAATACAGGGGCTCTTGTTCATCGTGGCATGATCGAAGAAAATCAAAAAGAGTATCTCTTAAACCTGGATGTTAAACCGGGCGTTTATCATGTTCATATATCATACAGGGGTAAGAATGAAGTAATCAAATGGATCATAGCTAAGTAA
- a CDS encoding LytR/AlgR family response regulator transcription factor: MEEKQSFLPAARPAHSAVGYNDLYFRLIIGVMGALFISLYGTMEGFWEHFLMPAFYVEFFSSLLITLVIIEFIYRTTVYLDKYYDWQQRPIIRLCLQFFLGVMVPGVIDFILAAVYFKVYGLNIIEDTYYVAYALPLIMAMIFIFNLYYVCHYFFLKLRSVQHAGNGKKQTILVQKGTKNIPLPVVQISYIERSNRHNFLTTLSGESYLISYSLEELEDLLDPRLFFRVNRQVLVHFASCRHFELGEHGKLLLYLKPATDTPIVVSQKRAKRFKEWMDR, from the coding sequence ATGGAAGAAAAGCAATCTTTTTTACCGGCGGCAAGGCCTGCCCATAGTGCAGTAGGCTATAATGATTTGTATTTCCGGCTGATCATTGGAGTGATGGGGGCTTTGTTTATCAGCCTGTATGGCACCATGGAGGGTTTTTGGGAACATTTTCTTATGCCCGCATTTTACGTGGAATTCTTTTCCTCCCTTTTGATCACCCTGGTCATTATCGAGTTCATTTACCGTACTACCGTTTACCTGGACAAATACTACGACTGGCAGCAGCGGCCCATTATCCGTTTATGCCTGCAATTTTTCCTGGGGGTGATGGTGCCCGGGGTCATCGACTTTATCCTGGCGGCCGTTTATTTTAAGGTTTACGGGTTGAACATTATTGAGGACACCTATTACGTAGCCTATGCCCTGCCGCTGATCATGGCGATGATCTTTATTTTCAACCTGTATTACGTCTGCCATTATTTCTTTTTAAAGCTGCGATCCGTGCAGCATGCGGGAAACGGGAAAAAGCAAACCATCCTGGTGCAAAAAGGGACTAAAAACATTCCTTTGCCCGTAGTACAGATCAGTTACATAGAAAGGTCCAATCGCCATAACTTTTTAACGACCCTCAGCGGGGAGAGTTATTTGATTTCCTATTCGTTGGAAGAGCTGGAGGATTTGTTGGACCCACGGCTTTTTTTCCGGGTGAACCGGCAGGTTCTGGTGCATTTTGCCTCGTGCCGTCATTTTGAACTGGGCGAGCACGGCAAATTGCTCCTGTATTTGAAACCTGCCACGGATACACCTATCGTGGTGAGCCAAAAAAGAGCCAAACGGTTTAAGGAATGGATGGACAGATAA
- a CDS encoding DUF4133 domain-containing protein, translated as MNPYTINKGINAPLVFKGLKAQYIAYLAVGLVVLLVLFAVAYMLGLSKYLCLGGALVLGGALFYGVFHYSGKYGQHGLMKATAYRQVPQSIRCRSRKPFLTLKDHT; from the coding sequence ATGAATCCCTACACGATCAACAAAGGGATCAATGCGCCCCTGGTCTTTAAAGGGCTCAAAGCCCAGTATATCGCCTATCTCGCCGTGGGGCTGGTGGTACTGCTGGTCCTTTTTGCCGTGGCCTACATGCTGGGCCTCTCCAAATACCTTTGCCTGGGGGGCGCCCTTGTTTTGGGCGGAGCCCTCTTTTACGGGGTCTTTCACTATTCCGGTAAATACGGGCAGCACGGGCTGATGAAGGCCACTGCCTACCGGCAGGTGCCCCAAAGTATCCGCTGCCGCAGCAGAAAACCTTTCTTAACCCTTAAAGACCATACATGA
- a CDS encoding TraG family conjugative transposon ATPase, whose protein sequence is MIFSDRHIDLKDNFPLFKVEKDRIISRQGDITAAFSITLPEIFTLSGEDYLALHHTWVKAIRILPVNSIFHKQDRFTREGHQATFTLDQSFLSQSSERFFHERPFLDHRCHIFITQRPLDKPLGTSAVSNLLRSSLVPPEAVSEKAREDFEDTLGQFRQILEDGGMSLKSLSAEDICGTSHRSGVLENYLFLENAGKPRLMDIRFKPEWQIGDKYVQLYSLADVEDLPGSVLPDGRLEKYATDKTDFRCGYAVPVGAMLPCNHIYNQYLFIEDHQKTIKKLEAKRLRLESLAAYSRENAIAKDATAAFLNEAISEGRKAVKAHFNLMLWTTKREELAELRNKASAALSKMDVTPRQETVGTPQLFWAGLPGNQGAFPVNETFDTFIGPASCFLNMETNYRSSVSPVGIRLGDRITGNPVNVDISDEPMKKGYITNRNKFILGPSGSGKSFFTNHMVRHYYEQGTHVVLVDVGHSYRGLCDLVDGYYFTYEENSPIRFNPFVTPDGKMPDTEKKESLKTLLLALWKKDDEPFKRSEYVALSNAITGYYEYLSHSREVTPGFNSFYEYLELEFRDVLKRDGVKDRDFDIENFMYVLRPYYEGGEFDYLLNATENLDLLNQRFIVFELDNIKDHPILFPVVTIIIMEIFIAKMRKLKGVRKMILVEEAWKAIAKEGMAEYLKYLFKTVRKFYGEAIVVTQEVEDIISSPVVKEAIINNSDCKILLDQSKYQNKFDRIQELLGLTEKEKALALSINKANEPGRLYKEVFISLGGQLSKVYRTEVSKAEYLAYTTEEKEKIQIDRLTQKYGDRKKAIAALARENN, encoded by the coding sequence ATGATCTTTAGCGACCGCCATATCGACCTGAAGGACAACTTTCCTCTGTTTAAAGTGGAAAAGGATCGCATCATCTCCCGGCAGGGGGACATCACGGCGGCCTTTTCCATCACCCTCCCGGAAATCTTTACCCTTTCCGGTGAAGATTACCTGGCCCTGCACCACACCTGGGTAAAGGCCATCCGCATTTTGCCGGTAAACAGCATCTTCCATAAGCAGGACCGGTTTACCCGGGAAGGGCACCAGGCAACCTTTACTTTGGACCAGTCCTTTCTCTCGCAAAGCAGTGAGCGCTTTTTCCACGAACGTCCCTTTTTGGATCACCGCTGCCATATCTTCATTACCCAGCGCCCCCTGGACAAACCTCTGGGCACCTCGGCAGTGTCCAACCTCTTGCGGTCTTCCCTGGTGCCGCCCGAAGCGGTATCGGAAAAGGCCCGCGAGGACTTTGAGGATACCTTAGGGCAGTTTCGCCAGATCCTTGAAGACGGCGGGATGTCCTTAAAATCTCTTTCCGCTGAGGATATATGCGGCACCTCCCACCGTTCGGGGGTATTGGAAAACTACCTTTTCCTGGAAAACGCCGGAAAACCCCGACTGATGGACATCCGGTTTAAACCGGAGTGGCAGATCGGGGATAAATATGTCCAGCTGTATTCCCTGGCGGATGTGGAAGATTTGCCGGGAAGTGTCCTGCCCGACGGAAGACTGGAAAAATACGCCACCGACAAAACGGACTTTCGTTGTGGCTATGCCGTGCCCGTAGGAGCCATGCTTCCCTGTAACCATATCTATAACCAGTACCTCTTTATCGAGGACCACCAAAAGACCATAAAAAAACTGGAAGCCAAACGCCTTAGGCTGGAAAGCCTGGCGGCCTATTCCCGGGAAAATGCCATCGCCAAAGATGCCACGGCTGCCTTTTTAAATGAAGCGATATCCGAGGGGCGCAAAGCGGTTAAAGCGCATTTTAACCTGATGTTATGGACCACTAAAAGGGAAGAGCTCGCCGAACTGCGCAACAAAGCTTCGGCGGCCCTCTCCAAAATGGATGTGACCCCACGACAGGAAACCGTAGGCACCCCGCAGCTGTTTTGGGCAGGCCTTCCCGGCAACCAGGGCGCTTTCCCCGTCAATGAGACCTTCGATACCTTCATCGGCCCGGCCAGCTGCTTTCTGAACATGGAAACCAACTACCGTTCATCGGTAAGTCCCGTGGGCATACGGCTGGGGGACCGCATTACCGGAAACCCGGTCAATGTGGACATCTCCGACGAGCCCATGAAAAAGGGGTACATCACCAACCGCAACAAATTTATCCTCGGGCCTTCGGGCAGTGGAAAATCTTTCTTTACCAACCACATGGTACGCCACTATTATGAGCAGGGTACCCATGTGGTGCTGGTGGATGTTGGCCATTCCTACCGGGGGCTGTGTGACCTGGTGGACGGATACTACTTTACCTATGAGGAAAACAGCCCCATCCGCTTTAATCCCTTTGTGACACCCGACGGCAAAATGCCCGATACCGAGAAAAAGGAGAGCCTGAAAACCCTCCTTTTGGCCCTGTGGAAAAAAGATGACGAGCCTTTCAAACGCTCCGAATATGTAGCTCTTTCCAATGCGATCACGGGATATTACGAGTATCTGTCGCATTCCAGGGAAGTGACTCCTGGCTTTAATTCCTTTTATGAATACCTCGAACTGGAATTCCGGGATGTCTTAAAACGCGACGGGGTGAAAGACAGGGATTTTGACATCGAGAATTTCATGTATGTACTACGCCCCTACTATGAAGGCGGTGAGTTTGACTACCTTTTGAATGCCACCGAAAACCTGGACCTCTTAAACCAGCGCTTTATTGTCTTTGAGCTGGACAACATCAAGGACCATCCCATCCTGTTCCCGGTGGTGACCATCATTATCATGGAGATCTTCATCGCCAAGATGCGAAAGCTCAAAGGTGTGCGCAAGATGATCCTTGTGGAAGAGGCCTGGAAGGCCATCGCCAAGGAAGGGATGGCCGAGTACCTGAAATATTTGTTTAAGACCGTCCGGAAATTCTATGGGGAGGCCATCGTCGTCACCCAGGAGGTGGAGGACATCATTTCCTCGCCGGTCGTCAAAGAGGCGATCATCAACAATTCGGACTGCAAGATCCTTTTGGACCAGTCCAAGTACCAGAACAAATTCGACCGCATCCAGGAATTATTGGGCCTGACCGAAAAGGAAAAGGCCCTGGCATTGAGCATCAACAAGGCCAATGAACCGGGAAGGCTGTACAAGGAAGTCTTTATCTCCCTGGGCGGGCAGCTCTCCAAGGTGTACCGCACCGAGGTCAGCAAAGCCGAATACCTGGCCTATACCACCGAAGAGAAGGAAAAAATACAGATCGACCGGCTGACCCAAAAATACGGGGACCGCAAAAAAGCCATCGCCGCCCTGGCACGGGAAAACAACTAG
- a CDS encoding RteC domain-containing protein, protein MRHLCHELYQGLKSQLHEVHLAQHPPLREAQECFSCVHTALDQLKEKFAGYDFTPPEEIYFFKQVKPRFVSEQIYYGELYYMHSTIPIEPKEIAQHFKRQLAFIRSYFQRHHFLYTYFRLDRNDLDEYLFRRNAPKVPFLPDKPFIQRDAPFSTLGSYRFSRFKAYSRLKEHLHQQIRTLKNPETATGKARLKWTAPKVALIELTYALKAAGVFNNGQATIRDIATVVEKVFQQDMSQYYRTFQEIRIRKSGRTHFLKRLTHALEKWMDNTDLDGKGEKFD, encoded by the coding sequence ATGAGACACCTTTGTCATGAACTCTACCAGGGGTTAAAATCCCAATTACACGAGGTCCATCTGGCACAGCACCCGCCTTTGCGGGAAGCGCAGGAATGTTTCTCCTGTGTGCACACAGCCCTGGATCAATTAAAAGAGAAGTTTGCGGGCTATGATTTTACCCCGCCCGAGGAAATTTACTTTTTCAAGCAGGTAAAACCACGCTTTGTATCGGAGCAGATCTATTACGGGGAGCTCTATTACATGCATTCCACCATTCCGATAGAACCCAAGGAGATCGCCCAACACTTTAAAAGGCAGCTCGCCTTTATCCGCAGTTATTTTCAGCGCCACCACTTTTTGTACACCTACTTCAGGCTGGACCGCAATGACCTGGATGAATACCTCTTCCGGCGCAATGCCCCGAAGGTGCCTTTCCTTCCCGATAAACCCTTCATTCAGCGGGATGCCCCGTTTTCCACCCTGGGAAGCTATCGCTTCTCCCGATTTAAGGCATATTCCCGCCTGAAAGAACATCTCCACCAGCAAATCCGCACCTTAAAAAACCCGGAGACCGCCACAGGAAAAGCCCGACTGAAGTGGACGGCTCCCAAGGTGGCCTTAATTGAGCTTACCTATGCCTTGAAAGCGGCGGGTGTATTCAACAACGGCCAGGCGACCATCCGGGATATTGCCACGGTCGTGGAAAAGGTCTTCCAGCAAGATATGTCGCAATACTACCGCACCTTCCAGGAAATCCGCATCCGCAAATCGGGGCGCACCCATTTTCTAAAGCGCCTTACCCATGCCCTGGAAAAGTGGATGGACAACACCGATCTGGACGGCAAAGGGGAAAAATTCGACTAA
- a CDS encoding DUF4134 domain-containing protein: MKHKYLKFLPTLALLLLAFSVFGQDGNAGINEATNKVRSYFQSGTNLMYAIGAIVGLIGAVKVFNKWNNGEPDTGKVAAAWFGSCVFLVVVATVLQSFFGV; this comes from the coding sequence ATGAAACACAAGTATCTCAAATTCCTGCCCACCCTGGCACTGCTGCTATTGGCCTTTTCCGTATTCGGACAGGACGGCAATGCCGGGATCAATGAAGCGACCAACAAGGTGCGCAGCTACTTCCAGAGCGGTACCAACCTGATGTATGCCATTGGTGCCATAGTCGGGTTGATCGGTGCGGTGAAAGTCTTTAACAAATGGAACAACGGGGAGCCGGACACCGGCAAGGTTGCCGCCGCATGGTTCGGCAGTTGTGTATTCCTGGTAGTGGTAGCCACGGTACTGCAAAGTTTCTTCGGAGTATAA